The genomic segment ACCGGGTCGTGACCCTGATCGGATCGGTGCGGGCACGGGTGCTCGGGCGTCTCTCGGCCTTCCTGCTACTCTGCGTCGGCACGCAGATCACCGTCAGCGGCGTCTCGGACGTGCTCGGGCCATTGATCGCCTCGCAACGGGTATAGACAGTCAACGGCCGCCATCCGCGCTACGAGCGCTGGGTGAGCCGGCCATTCATCGGAGCGAAGAGTCGATCATCATGAAGCTCGTCGTTGTGGGCGCCGAAGGGCGCATGGGGCGGATGCTGATCCGGGCGGTGGCGGAGGCCGAGGGCTGCACGCTGCACGGCGCCGTCGAGCGCCCGGGCTCGGCCGTCCTCGGCCAGGATGCCGGGCTCCTGGCCGGGATCGGCGAACTCGGCGTGCCGGTGAGCGACGACCCCCTGTCGCGGTTCGTGGCCGCCGACGGGGTGCTGGACTTCACCGCACCGGCCGCGACGGTGGCCTTCGCCGAACTCGCGGCGCAGGCCCGCATCGTCCACGTCGTCGGCACCACCGGGCTTTCCGAGGACGACCTGACGCGGCTGAAGGCGGCGAGCTACCATGCCCGCGTCGTGCGCTCGGGCAACATGTCGCTCGGCGTCAACCTGCTCGCCGGACTCGTGCGCAAGGTCGCCGCGACGCTGGGCCAGGAATTCGACATCGAGGTGCTGGAGATGCACCACCGCATGAAGGTCGATGCGCCCTCCGGCACGGCCCTGCTGCTCGGCGAGGCCGCAGCGGAAGGCCGGAACGTGGCCCTGGCCGAGACCCGCGTCTCGACCCGCGACGGCCATACCGGGGCGCGGCGGCCCGGCGATATCGGCTTCGCGACCCTGCGCGGCGGCTCGGTGGTCGGCGACCACAGCGTCATCTTCGCCGGTCCCTCGGAGCGGATCACGCTCTCACACCATGCCGAGGACCGGGCCATCTTCGCCCGCGGCGCGGTGCGAGCGGCACAATGGGCCTTCGACAAGCCGCCAGGCCTCTACGGCATGGACGACGTGCTGGGGCTTCGCGACTAGACTGACGTCCGAATAACGAATCCAACAGAACGTCAGGCTTAGGCTTGGGAGGCGCCGCTGCCTCTGGTAGAGGCCCGCCCACGATCGCGAGGCGCCGTGCGGCGGCCTCGCCCCCTTCTCCGGAGAGACCCATCCCATGGAGCGCCTGCTCGTCCTCGCTCGGCATGGCCAGAGCGAGTGGAACCTGAAGAAGCTGTTCACCGGCTGGCGCGACCCCGAGTTGACGGAACTTGGGATCGACGAGGCACGTCGGGCCGGACGCTGGCTCAAGAGCCAGGGCACGCAGTTCGACGTCGCTTTCACCTCGAACCTGCGGCGCGCCCAGCATACCTGCTCGCTGATCCTCGAGGAGATGGGCCAGGGTGGTCTGGAGACGATCCGCAACGAGGCGCTGAACGAGCGCGACTACGGCGACCTCTCCGGCCTCAACAAGGACGATGCCCGCGAGCGCTGGGGCGATGCGCAGGTCCACGAATGGCGCCGCTCCTACGACGTGCCCCCGCCCGGCGGTGAGAGCCTCAAGGACACCGCCGCACGGGTGCTGCCCTACTACATCCAGACGATCCTGCCGCGCGTCATGTCGGGCGAGCGGGTTCTGGTCGCGGCCCACGGCAACTCGCTGCGGGCGCTGGTGATGGTGCTCGACGGCATGACCACCAAGACGATCGCCAGCCTCGAGATCGCCACCGGCATTCCCCTGGTCTACCGGCTCAAGGCCGACACCACGGTCGAGTCGAAGACGGTCCTCGACAAGGATATCGACCAGGACGATTGAGGCGCGGAGAGGCGCGAAGTCCTCACCCGGCTCCCAGCACCTCCTCCACGGCCCGCGCCACGCGCGCCGTGGAGCCCGACTCGTCGAGCGGGTTGCGGCGCAGACGGTGGCGAAGCGCGCTCGGCGCCACCTGCCGCAGATGCACGACCGAGACGACGGCCGCACCTTCGAGGGCGGCGAGCGCCCGGGCGGTGCGCATCAGCGTAAGTTCGCCGCGCAGGCCGTCTGTGCCAAGCGCGAGACAGAGCCGGACTGCGTTCTCCAGAACCGCATCGGGCACGCTTACGCTGCCGAGACGCTCGCGGGCCGCGAGGATCGTCTTCTGGAGCGCTTTTTCCGCCTTTCCTTGCGCGGCACAGAACGCCTCGCCGTCGCGCTCGTAGGCGTCGCGCCGCCGCACCACTTCGATGCGGGTGGCGATGTCGGTCGGCGTCGTCACCTCGCAGGCGAGGCCGAAGCGGTCGAGAAGCTGCGGACGCAGCTCCCCCTCCTCCGGGTTGCCGCTGCCGACGAGGACGAAGCGGGCGGGATGGCGCAGCGACAGGCCCTCGCGCTCGACGGTGTTGACCCCGGACGCCGCCACGTCGAGCAGGAGGTCCACGAGATGGTCCTCGAGCAGGTTCGCCTCGTCGATGTAGAGGAAGCCGCGGTTGGCTCGCGCCAGCAGGCCCGGCTCGAACGCCTTTTCCCCCTTCGTCAGCGCTCGCTCCAGATCGAGCGCGCCGACCACCCGGTCCTCGGTAGCGCCGAGCGGCAGATCGACCACCGGCACCGGGATCTGGTGGCTCTTTCCCCGGCCCCGCGCGCAGTGCGGGCAGGCCTCGGCCGGACTGTCGGGCGAGCAGGAATAAGGGCAGCCTGCGACCGCCCGGATCTTCGGCAGCAGCGCCGCGAGCGCCCGCACCGCCGTGGACTTGCCGGTGCCCCGGTCCCCGAAGACGAGGACGCCGCCGACGGACGGATCGACCGCCGCGATCAGCAGCGCCCGCTTCATCTCCTCCTGGGCGACGATGGCGGTGAAGGGAAAGGCAGGCACGCGCGATCAGCTTCCTGAGCCGGAGGGACCCGAACGAGGCTCACGGGCGGTTGTACCGATCATGCACGAATTGCGCGGCACGAACAGCCGCGCTCGCGCTCACATCGAGGCCATCGCTCTTCGCGCGGCGGCGCCTCACATCCCGCGGCAGCGGCTGCGTAGAAGGCCCGAAAACTCCTTTTCCGAGGTCTGGACCTGGGTCAGGCGCTCGGTCCGTTCGGGGCCGGACAGACAGCGGCCGTAGACGCCGGCGATCCGGCGCATGGTCTCGACATGGCGGCGCCAGACGCGGCACAGGCTCGCTTCGTCCTCGCCGCCGCCTTCGAGTTGCTCGATCGCCTGCCGCTGCATCGAGCCGGCGACGAGCACGTCGCGGGCGCAGGCTGCCTCGCCTTCCGCATGCAGGCTGGCGGGCGTGAGGAGCGCCGCCAGAACGAGGGCGGCGCGCGGAGAGAACACGGCCATGTCAGGCAGCCTGGGTCGTCGGGCCGTTGGCGAGCAGGGCGTAGAGAGCGGTCGCGTCGCGGGCGCTACGGATGCGCTCCAGCATGCCG from the Methylorubrum extorquens genome contains:
- the dapB gene encoding dihydrodipicolinate reductase (Evidence 2a : Function from experimental evidences in other organisms; PubMedId : 10896225, 7893645; Product type e : enzyme) translates to MKLVVVGAEGRMGRMLIRAVAEAEGCTLHGAVERPGSAVLGQDAGLLAGIGELGVPVSDDPLSRFVAADGVLDFTAPAATVAFAELAAQARIVHVVGTTGLSEDDLTRLKAASYHARVVRSGNMSLGVNLLAGLVRKVAATLGQEFDIEVLEMHHRMKVDAPSGTALLLGEAAAEGRNVALAETRVSTRDGHTGARRPGDIGFATLRGGSVVGDHSVIFAGPSERITLSHHAEDRAIFARGAVRAAQWAFDKPPGLYGMDDVLGLRD
- the gpmA gene encoding phosphoglyceromutase (Evidence 2b : Function from indirect experimental evidences (e.g. phenotypes); PubMedId : 15188393, 16926146; Product type e : enzyme) is translated as MERLLVLARHGQSEWNLKKLFTGWRDPELTELGIDEARRAGRWLKSQGTQFDVAFTSNLRRAQHTCSLILEEMGQGGLETIRNEALNERDYGDLSGLNKDDARERWGDAQVHEWRRSYDVPPPGGESLKDTAARVLPYYIQTILPRVMSGERVLVAAHGNSLRALVMVLDGMTTKTIASLEIATGIPLVYRLKADTTVESKTVLDKDIDQDD
- the bchI gene encoding Mg chelatase subunit Bchl, participate to introduce Mg in bacteriochlorophyl with BchH and BchD (Evidence 2b : Function from indirect experimental evidences (e.g. phenotypes); PubMedId : 7892204; Product type e : enzyme) encodes the protein MPAFPFTAIVAQEEMKRALLIAAVDPSVGGVLVFGDRGTGKSTAVRALAALLPKIRAVAGCPYSCSPDSPAEACPHCARGRGKSHQIPVPVVDLPLGATEDRVVGALDLERALTKGEKAFEPGLLARANRGFLYIDEANLLEDHLVDLLLDVAASGVNTVEREGLSLRHPARFVLVGSGNPEEGELRPQLLDRFGLACEVTTPTDIATRIEVVRRRDAYERDGEAFCAAQGKAEKALQKTILAARERLGSVSVPDAVLENAVRLCLALGTDGLRGELTLMRTARALAALEGAAVVSVVHLRQVAPSALRHRLRRNPLDESGSTARVARAVEEVLGAG
- a CDS encoding protein of unknown function; putative exported protein (Evidence 5 : Unknown function), yielding MAVFSPRAALVLAALLTPASLHAEGEAACARDVLVAGSMQRQAIEQLEGGGEDEASLCRVWRRHVETMRRIAGVYGRCLSGPERTERLTQVQTSEKEFSGLLRSRCRGM